One window of the Ammospiza nelsoni isolate bAmmNel1 chromosome 2, bAmmNel1.pri, whole genome shotgun sequence genome contains the following:
- the LOC132070301 gene encoding vitelline membrane outer layer protein 1-like, with product MQLLIPAILCLLGSCCPRGAEARHYGSVLTVPNGGPWGSWGHKQFCPRGHAKGFALKVQPFQGFWLFGDDTALNGVRLHCTDGTVIESSVGGWGNWTEAQLCSSNKLVSFSLRVERWRYLWDNTAVNNVRFACSNDTDLEGWGLPGGHFGPWSSNCTSGAICGLQTKVEKPQGKWDDTALNDMRVFCCE from the exons ATGCAGCTGCTCATCCCAGCcatcctctgcctgctgggctcctgctgcccccggGGCGCAGAGGCTCGACACTATGGGTCTGTCCTCACCGTGCCAAACGGAGGTCCCTGGGGCTCGTGGGGACACAAGCAATTCTGCCCCAGAGGCCACGCAAAGGGATTTGCACTGAAG GTGCAGCCCTTCCAGGGATTTTGGCTGTTTGGTGATGACACGGCTCTGAACGGCGTCCGCCTACACTGCACGGACGGCACAGTCATCGAGTCCTCCGTGGGGGG GTGGGGGAACTGGACGgaggcccagctctgctccagcaacaAGCTGGTGTCGTTCTCGCTGCGCGTGGAGCGGTGGCGGTACCTGTGGGACAACACGGCCGTCAACAACGTGAGGTTCGCCTGCTCCAACGACACCGAcctggagggctgggggctTCCTGGAGGGCACTTTGGCCCATGGAGCAGCAACTGCACCTCTGGGGCCATCTGTGGGCTCCAAACAAAGGTGGAGAAACCCCAGGGAAAGTGGGATGACACAGCTCTCAATGACATGAGAGTGTTCTGCTGTGAGTAA